A single region of the Triticum dicoccoides isolate Atlit2015 ecotype Zavitan chromosome 2B, WEW_v2.0, whole genome shotgun sequence genome encodes:
- the LOC119363632 gene encoding pyruvate kinase isozyme A, chloroplastic — MNVARLNMCHGDREWHQKVISSVRRLNEEKGYAVAVMMDTEGSEIHMGDLGGAPAAKAEDGEIWTFSVRSFEAPLPELTVHVNYEGFAEDVRVGDDLLVDGGMARFEVVEKLGPDVKCRCTDPGLLLPRANLTFWRDGSVVRAKNAMLPTITSKDWLDIDFGIAEGVDFIAVSFVKSAEVINHLKSYIAARSRGNDIAVIAKIESIDSLTNLEEIIRASDGAMVARGDLGAQIPLEQVPSIQQKIVKLCRQLNKPVVVASQLLESMIEYPIPTRAEVADVSEAVHQRADALMLSGESAMGRYPDKALSVLSSVSLRIERWWREEKHHEPLELEDVSSSFADKISEEICISAAKMANKLEVDAVFVYTKGGHMASLLSRCRPDCPIFAFTNSTSMRRRLNLQWGLIPFRLTFSDDMESNLNRTFSLLKARGMIKPGDLVIALSDMLQSIQVMNVP, encoded by the exons ATGAACGTCGCGCGTCTCAACATGTGCCATGGGGACCGCGAGTGGCACCAGAAGGTCATCAGCTCCGTGCGGAGGCTCAACGAGGAGAAGGGGTATGCCGTTGCCGTCATGATGGACACCGAGGGGAGCGAGATCCACATGGGGGACCTCGGCGGCGCGCCAGCGGCCAAGGCGGAG GATGGAGAAATCTGGACATTCAGTGTTAGATCTTTTGAGGCACCTCTCCCAGAACTAACTGTTCATGTGAACTACGAAGGCTTCGCTGAAG ATGTGAGAGTTGGTGATGATCTTCTTGTGGATGGTGGAATGGCTCGGTTTGAGGTTGTTGAGAAACTAGGACCGGATGTGAAGTGCCGTTGCACAGATCCTGGTTTGTTGTTGCCACGTGCCAATCTTACATTTTGGCGGGATGGCAGTGTTGTCCGCGCGAAGAATGCCATGCTTCCGACAATTACATCTAAG GACTGGCTTGACATAGACTTTGGAATTGCCGAAGGTGTAGATTTTATTGCAGTTTCATTTGTTAAGTCAGCTGAGGTTATTAACCATCTAAAGAGCTACATAGCAGCAAGGAGCCGTGGCAA TGATATAGCGGTCATTGCAAAGATCGAGAGCATTGACTCTTTGACAAACTTGGAGGAGATCATCCGTGCATCAGATGGTGCCATGGTAGCCAGAGGGGACTTAGGGGCACAAATTCCCTTGGAGCAGGTCCCTTCAATACAACAAAAGATAGTTAAACTGTGCAGGCAGCTAAACAAGCCAGTCGTTGTTGCTTCCCAGCTTCTCGAATCAATGATCGAGTACCCTATACCCACCAGGGCTGAAGTTGCTGATGTTTCTGAAGCAGTCCACCAACGTGCGGATGCTCTGATGCTTTCTGGCGAGTCAGCAATGGGTAGATATCCGGACAAGGCACTCAGTGTCCTCAGTAGTGTTAGCTTAAGGATTGAAAGATGGTGGAGGGAGGAGAAGCACCATGAGCCACTAGAACTTGAGGACGTTTCGTCTTCTTTCGCTGACAAAATATCAGAAGAGATCTGCATTTCTGCTGCTAAAATGG CTAACAAGTTGGAAGTGGATGCCGTTTTCGTCTACACGAAGGGTGGCCATATGGCCTCCCTGCTTTCACGGTGCCGCCCTGACTGCCCAATCTTCGCCTTCACGAACTCGACATCCATGAGGAGACGACTGAACCTCCAATGGGGCCTCATCCCCTTCCGCCTCACTTTCTCCGACGACATGGAGAGTAACCTGAACCGTACTTTCTCCCTGCTCAAGGCGAGAGGCATGATCAAGCCCGGTGACCTGGTGATCGCCCTCTCCGACATGCTGCAGTCCATCCAGGTGATGAACGTACCATAA